Proteins from a single region of Allocatelliglobosispora scoriae:
- the metH gene encoding methionine synthase — translation MTNAFLAALRDRILIADGAMGTMLQAADPTMDDFAGYEGCNEVLNVTRPDIVSSVHDAYFAAGSDCVETNTFGANLAALGEYEIADKIYEYSKAGAAIAKEVAHGYSTADRRRFVIGSVGPGTKLPTLGHMPYAKLRDAYQINSAGLIDGGADAILVETCQDLLQTKAAVIGAKRAIAASGLEIALVCQVTVETTGTMLLGSEIGAALTALEPLGIDLLGMNCATGPAEMSEHLRYLSKHGRVPISVMPNAGLPQLTADGAHYPLTPAELAEALDRFVKEYGAQLIGGCCGTTPEHIRQVVEKLHGATPTVRQPEREPGIASLYHHVPFQQDASVLMVGERTNANGSKAFREAMLGGDYNACIEIARDQARDGSHLLDLCIDYVGRDGADDMRELAGRFATASTLPIMLDSTEPNVIEAGLEMLGGRSIVNSVNYEDGDGPTSRFARMMPLVKEHGAAVVALTIDEEGQARTAEWKVRVATRLIEDLTGNWGMRIEDILVDCLTFPIATGQEETRRDGIETIEAIKEITRLHPGINFTLGVSNISFGLNPAARQVLNSVFLNECVEAGLTSAIVHASKILPMARIPEEQRTVALDMVYDRREYDADGQVTYDPLTRFLDLFEGVDVASARASRAEELMQLPLDERLARRIVDGERNGLEADLDTALTQRSALSIINDILLEGMKTVGDLFGSGQMQLPFVLQSAEVMKTAVAYLEPHMERAEGEGKGTIVLATVKGDVHDIGKNLVDIILSNNGYTVVNIGIKQPINAILDAAEEHRADAIGMSGLLVKSTVIMKENLAEMLARGLHSRFPVMLGGAALTRSFVEDDLRDLFEGGEVHYARDAFEGLALMDKVMTAKRGGVAVVDEEREAKLAERRARREKHRAQVTADLPDLYDATVRSDVALDVEVPTPSFLGSRVVKGLVLSDYASMLDERALFLGQWGLKGARAGQGPSYEELVETEGRPRLRYWLDRLASEQVLESAVVYGFFQAYSEGNDLVVLHDGGQETRFTFPRQRQERRLCLADFFKPKESGELDVVGMQLVTVGHPVSEYANKLFAANAYRDYLEVHGLSVQLTEALAEYWHQRVRRELALANGRTVASDDPTDLAGILKNDYRGCRYAFGYPACPELEDRAKIVSLLDAGRIGVELSEEFQLHPEQATDAIIVHHPEANYFNAK, via the coding sequence GTGACGAACGCTTTTCTTGCCGCCCTGCGTGACCGCATTCTCATCGCCGACGGTGCCATGGGCACGATGCTTCAGGCCGCCGACCCCACGATGGACGACTTCGCGGGCTACGAGGGCTGCAACGAGGTCCTCAACGTCACCCGCCCCGACATCGTCAGTTCGGTCCACGACGCGTACTTCGCGGCGGGTTCGGACTGCGTCGAGACCAACACGTTCGGCGCCAATCTCGCCGCGCTCGGCGAGTACGAGATCGCCGACAAGATCTATGAATACTCCAAGGCGGGTGCGGCGATCGCCAAGGAGGTCGCGCACGGCTACTCGACCGCCGACCGGCGGCGGTTCGTGATCGGCTCGGTCGGCCCGGGAACGAAGCTGCCGACGCTGGGGCACATGCCGTACGCGAAGCTGCGCGACGCGTACCAGATCAACTCGGCGGGTCTGATCGACGGCGGTGCCGACGCGATCCTCGTCGAGACCTGCCAGGACCTGCTGCAGACCAAGGCCGCCGTCATCGGTGCCAAGCGGGCCATCGCGGCGAGCGGGCTGGAGATCGCCCTCGTCTGCCAGGTGACCGTCGAGACGACCGGCACGATGCTGCTGGGCAGTGAGATCGGTGCGGCGCTGACGGCACTGGAGCCGCTCGGCATCGACCTGCTCGGCATGAACTGCGCCACGGGACCGGCGGAGATGTCGGAGCACCTGCGCTACCTGTCCAAGCACGGCCGCGTACCCATCAGCGTCATGCCCAACGCCGGCCTGCCGCAGCTGACCGCGGACGGCGCCCACTATCCGCTGACCCCCGCGGAGCTGGCGGAGGCGCTGGACCGGTTCGTCAAGGAGTACGGCGCGCAGCTGATCGGCGGCTGCTGCGGCACCACCCCGGAGCACATCCGCCAGGTCGTCGAGAAGCTGCACGGCGCCACCCCGACGGTGCGGCAGCCGGAGCGCGAGCCCGGCATCGCGTCGCTCTACCACCACGTGCCGTTCCAGCAGGACGCCAGCGTGCTGATGGTGGGGGAGCGGACCAACGCCAACGGTTCCAAGGCGTTCCGGGAGGCGATGCTCGGCGGTGACTACAACGCGTGCATCGAGATCGCCCGCGACCAGGCCCGCGACGGCTCCCACCTGCTCGACCTCTGCATCGACTACGTCGGCCGCGACGGCGCCGACGACATGCGCGAACTCGCCGGGCGCTTCGCCACCGCCTCGACGCTGCCGATCATGCTGGACTCGACCGAGCCCAACGTCATCGAGGCCGGCCTGGAGATGCTCGGCGGCCGGTCGATCGTCAACTCGGTGAACTACGAGGACGGCGACGGCCCCACCTCGCGCTTCGCCCGGATGATGCCCCTGGTCAAGGAGCACGGCGCGGCCGTGGTCGCGCTCACCATCGACGAGGAGGGCCAGGCCCGCACCGCCGAGTGGAAGGTGCGGGTCGCGACCCGGCTCATCGAGGACCTGACCGGCAACTGGGGCATGCGGATCGAGGACATCCTCGTCGACTGCCTGACCTTCCCGATCGCCACCGGCCAGGAGGAGACCCGCCGCGACGGCATCGAGACGATCGAGGCGATCAAGGAGATCACCCGGCTGCACCCCGGCATCAACTTCACGCTGGGCGTCTCCAACATCTCCTTCGGCCTCAACCCGGCCGCACGGCAGGTGCTCAACTCGGTCTTCCTCAACGAGTGCGTCGAGGCCGGTCTGACCAGCGCCATCGTGCACGCGAGCAAGATCCTGCCGATGGCCCGGATCCCCGAGGAGCAGCGCACCGTCGCCCTCGACATGGTCTACGACCGCCGCGAATACGATGCGGACGGCCAGGTCACCTACGACCCGCTGACCCGCTTCCTCGACCTCTTCGAGGGCGTCGACGTCGCGTCGGCGCGGGCCTCCCGGGCCGAGGAGCTGATGCAGCTCCCGCTCGACGAGCGGCTGGCCCGGCGCATCGTCGACGGCGAGCGCAACGGCCTCGAGGCCGACCTCGACACCGCGCTCACCCAGCGCAGCGCCCTGTCGATCATCAACGACATCCTGCTGGAGGGCATGAAGACGGTCGGCGACCTCTTCGGCTCCGGCCAGATGCAGCTCCCGTTCGTGCTCCAGTCGGCCGAGGTGATGAAGACCGCGGTCGCCTACCTGGAGCCGCACATGGAGCGGGCCGAGGGCGAGGGCAAGGGCACGATCGTGCTCGCCACGGTCAAGGGCGACGTGCACGACATCGGCAAGAACCTCGTCGACATCATCCTGAGCAACAACGGCTACACGGTCGTCAACATCGGCATCAAGCAGCCGATCAACGCGATCCTCGACGCCGCCGAGGAGCACCGCGCCGACGCGATCGGCATGTCCGGCCTGCTGGTGAAGAGCACCGTCATCATGAAGGAGAATCTGGCCGAGATGCTGGCCCGCGGCCTGCACAGCCGGTTCCCGGTGATGCTCGGCGGCGCCGCGCTGACCCGCTCCTTCGTCGAGGACGACCTGCGCGACCTCTTCGAGGGCGGCGAGGTGCACTACGCCCGCGACGCCTTCGAGGGCCTCGCTCTGATGGACAAGGTGATGACCGCCAAGCGCGGCGGGGTCGCGGTCGTCGACGAGGAGCGCGAGGCGAAGCTCGCCGAGCGCCGGGCCCGTCGGGAGAAGCACCGCGCGCAGGTCACGGCCGATCTCCCCGATCTCTATGACGCGACGGTACGCAGTGATGTCGCCCTCGATGTCGAGGTCCCGACGCCGTCCTTCCTCGGCAGCCGGGTCGTCAAGGGCCTGGTCCTCAGCGACTACGCGTCGATGCTGGACGAGCGGGCTCTCTTCCTCGGCCAGTGGGGCCTCAAGGGGGCCAGGGCAGGCCAGGGCCCGTCCTATGAGGAGCTGGTGGAGACCGAGGGCCGTCCCCGGCTGCGTTACTGGCTCGACCGGCTCGCCTCCGAGCAGGTGCTGGAGTCGGCGGTGGTCTACGGGTTCTTCCAGGCGTACTCGGAGGGCAATGACCTGGTCGTGCTGCACGACGGCGGCCAGGAGACCCGGTTCACCTTCCCGCGGCAGCGGCAGGAGCGGCGGCTGTGCCTGGCCGACTTCTTCAAGCCGAAGGAGTCCGGCGAGCTCGACGTCGTGGGGATGCAGCTGGTGACGGTCGGGCACCCGGTCAGCGAATATGCCAACAAGCTCTTCGCGGCGAACGCCTACCGGGATTACCTGGAGGTGCACGGGCTCTCCGTGCAGTTGACCGAGGCGCTCGCGGAGTACTGGCACCAGCGCGTCCGCCGGGAGCTGGCGCTGGCCAACGGCCGGACCGTGGCGTCGGACGACCCGACGGACCTGGCGGGGATCCTGAAGAACGACTACCGCGGCTGCCGGTACGCGTTCGGCTACCCGGCCTGCCCGGAGCTGGAGGACCGCGCCAAGATCGTGTCGCTGCTGGACGCGGGGCGGATCGGCGTGGAGCTGTCCGAGGAGTTCCAGCTGCACCCGGAGCAGGCGACGGACGCGATCATCGTCCACCACCCGGAGGCGAACTACTTCAACGCGAAGTAG
- a CDS encoding nitrilase-related carbon-nitrogen hydrolase produces MTNSIRAALVQTTWTGDKESMIKAHEEYARQAAAQGAKVICFQELFYGPYFCQVQDPQFYSYAESVPGPTTERFQALAAELGMVMILPMYEQEQPGVLYNTAAVVDADGSYLGKYRKTHIPQVKGFWEKFYFRPGNLGYPVFDTAVGRIGVYICYDRHFPEGWRALGLAGAQIVFNPSATSRGLSSYLWKLEQPASAVANEYFIGAINRVGIEDLGDDDFYGTSYFVDPEGKFVGEPADAYQAELVVRDLDLDLLAEVRDRWAFYRDRRPDAYGPLTQA; encoded by the coding sequence GTGACGAACAGCATCCGCGCCGCCCTGGTCCAGACCACGTGGACCGGCGACAAAGAGTCCATGATCAAAGCCCACGAGGAGTACGCACGCCAGGCCGCCGCGCAGGGCGCGAAGGTGATCTGCTTCCAGGAGCTGTTCTACGGCCCCTACTTCTGCCAGGTGCAGGACCCGCAGTTCTACTCCTACGCGGAGTCGGTTCCGGGGCCCACCACCGAGCGGTTCCAGGCTCTCGCCGCGGAGCTCGGCATGGTGATGATCCTCCCGATGTACGAGCAGGAGCAGCCCGGCGTCCTCTACAACACCGCTGCCGTCGTCGACGCGGACGGCAGCTACCTGGGGAAATACCGCAAGACGCACATCCCGCAGGTGAAGGGCTTCTGGGAGAAGTTCTACTTCCGGCCGGGCAACCTCGGCTACCCGGTCTTCGACACCGCGGTGGGGCGGATCGGCGTCTACATCTGCTATGACCGGCACTTCCCGGAGGGCTGGCGGGCGCTGGGGCTCGCCGGTGCGCAGATCGTGTTCAACCCGTCGGCGACGAGCCGGGGGCTCTCGTCCTACCTGTGGAAGCTGGAGCAGCCCGCCTCGGCGGTCGCCAACGAGTATTTCATCGGCGCCATCAACCGGGTCGGCATCGAGGACCTGGGCGACGACGACTTCTACGGCACGAGCTACTTCGTCGACCCGGAGGGCAAGTTCGTCGGCGAGCCCGCGGACGCGTACCAGGCGGAGCTCGTTGTTCGTGATCTTGATCTTGACCTGCTCGCCGAGGTGCGGGACCGCTGGGCGTTCTACCGCGACCGCCGGCCCGACGCCTACGGACCGCTGACCCAGGCCTGA
- a CDS encoding TIGR03842 family LLM class F420-dependent oxidoreductase, whose product MDIGVVFQLDPPAKQIVEYAQRAEAAGFSHVWSFDSHLLWQEPYVIYSQILAHTERVIVGPMVTNPGTRDLTVTASTYATLNELFGNRTICGIGRGDSALRTLGLPPVGLAELRESVEVIRELANGREITYRGNTLRFPWVADSRLDVWVAAYGPKALKLTGEVADGFILQLADLDIAEWMITAVRRAAAEAGRDPASVKFCVAAPAYVGDDLEHQRDQTRWFGGMVGNHIADIVARYGDSSGAVPKALSDYIKGRQGYDYTEHGRAGNTHAEFVPDEIVDRFCVLGPAAAHVEKLTALRDIGVDQFAVYLQHDDKDHTLDVYGHTVIPALR is encoded by the coding sequence ATGGACATCGGCGTCGTCTTCCAGCTCGACCCGCCCGCCAAGCAGATCGTCGAGTACGCCCAGCGGGCCGAGGCGGCCGGGTTCAGCCACGTCTGGTCGTTCGACTCGCACCTGCTGTGGCAGGAGCCGTACGTCATCTACAGCCAGATCCTCGCCCACACCGAACGCGTCATCGTCGGCCCGATGGTGACCAACCCCGGTACCCGGGACCTCACCGTCACCGCCAGCACCTACGCCACCCTCAACGAGCTGTTCGGCAACCGCACCATCTGCGGCATCGGCCGCGGCGACTCCGCTCTGCGTACGCTCGGCCTGCCCCCCGTCGGGCTCGCCGAGCTGCGCGAGTCGGTCGAGGTGATCCGCGAGCTCGCCAACGGCCGCGAGATCACCTACCGGGGCAACACGCTGCGGTTCCCCTGGGTCGCCGACTCCCGGCTCGATGTCTGGGTCGCCGCCTACGGCCCCAAGGCGCTCAAGCTCACCGGCGAGGTGGCCGACGGGTTCATCCTGCAGCTCGCCGACCTCGACATCGCCGAGTGGATGATCACGGCGGTTCGCCGCGCCGCAGCCGAAGCCGGGCGGGACCCGGCGTCGGTGAAGTTCTGTGTCGCCGCGCCCGCCTACGTCGGCGACGACCTCGAGCACCAGCGCGACCAGACCCGCTGGTTCGGCGGCATGGTCGGCAACCACATCGCCGACATCGTCGCCCGCTACGGCGACTCGTCCGGTGCCGTACCGAAGGCGCTGAGCGACTACATCAAGGGCCGGCAGGGCTACGACTACACCGAGCACGGACGGGCGGGCAACACGCACGCCGAGTTCGTCCCCGACGAGATCGTGGACCGGTTCTGCGTCCTCGGGCCGGCCGCCGCCCACGTCGAGAAGCTGACCGCGCTCCGCGACATCGGCGTCGACCAGTTCGCCGTCTACCTCCAGCACGACGACAAGGACCACACCCTCGACGTGTACGGGCACACGGTGATCCCCGCGCTGCGATGA
- the hydA gene encoding dihydropyrimidinase → MTILITGGIVVTSTGPYPADVLVEGETITALFAPGRAPEIADAQVIDATGKYVIPGGIDAHTHMELPFGGTFASDTFDTGTKAAAFGGTTTIIDFAVQRTGENVHEGLAAWHAKADGECHVDYGFHMIIGGVDDESLTAMDALVESEGISSFKLFMAYPGVFYSDDGQILRAMQKARDNGSMIMMHAENGIAIDVLVQQALARGETDPIYHGITRPAELEAEATRRAISLAKVAQDTPLYIVHLSASEALAAVAEARDAGRNVFAETCPQYLYLTLEDQLGAPGFEGAKWVCSTPLRSRHEPHQRDLWRGLRSNDLAIVSTDHCPFCFKDQKELGLGDFSKIPNGIGGVEHRVDLLYQGVVDGQLSLERWVETIATTPARMFGLYPRKGVIAPGSDADIVLYDPAGRTRISVETHHMNMDHSAYEGYEIAGKVDTVISRGTVVVSGGEYHGRKGHGRYLPRGLSTYLV, encoded by the coding sequence GTGACCATACTCATCACCGGTGGAATCGTTGTCACGAGCACCGGACCCTACCCCGCCGACGTGCTCGTCGAGGGCGAGACGATCACCGCGCTCTTCGCACCCGGCCGCGCCCCCGAGATCGCCGACGCGCAGGTCATCGACGCGACCGGGAAGTATGTCATCCCCGGCGGCATCGACGCGCACACGCACATGGAGCTGCCCTTCGGCGGCACCTTCGCCTCCGACACCTTCGACACCGGCACGAAGGCGGCGGCGTTCGGCGGCACCACCACGATCATCGACTTCGCCGTGCAGCGCACCGGGGAGAACGTGCACGAGGGGCTCGCCGCCTGGCACGCGAAGGCCGACGGCGAGTGCCACGTCGACTACGGCTTCCACATGATCATCGGTGGCGTCGACGACGAGTCGCTCACGGCGATGGACGCGCTCGTCGAGTCCGAGGGGATCAGCAGCTTCAAGCTCTTCATGGCCTATCCCGGCGTCTTCTACAGCGACGACGGCCAGATCCTGCGAGCGATGCAGAAGGCCCGCGACAACGGCTCGATGATCATGATGCACGCCGAGAACGGCATCGCCATCGACGTCCTCGTCCAGCAGGCGCTCGCGCGCGGCGAGACCGACCCGATCTACCACGGCATCACCCGCCCGGCGGAGCTGGAGGCCGAGGCGACCCGGCGCGCCATCTCCCTCGCCAAGGTCGCGCAGGACACCCCGCTCTACATCGTGCACCTGTCGGCGTCGGAGGCGCTCGCGGCCGTCGCGGAAGCTCGCGACGCCGGGCGCAACGTCTTCGCCGAGACCTGCCCGCAGTACCTCTACCTGACCCTGGAGGACCAGCTCGGCGCGCCCGGCTTCGAGGGCGCCAAGTGGGTCTGCTCCACTCCGCTGCGCAGCAGGCACGAGCCGCACCAGCGCGACCTGTGGCGCGGGCTGCGCAGCAACGACCTCGCGATCGTCTCCACCGACCACTGCCCCTTCTGCTTCAAGGACCAGAAGGAGCTCGGCCTCGGCGACTTCTCCAAGATCCCCAACGGGATCGGCGGCGTCGAGCACCGCGTCGACCTGCTCTATCAGGGTGTCGTCGACGGGCAGCTGTCGCTGGAGCGCTGGGTCGAGACGATCGCCACCACCCCGGCCCGGATGTTCGGCCTCTACCCCCGCAAGGGCGTCATCGCGCCGGGCTCCGACGCCGACATCGTGCTCTACGACCCCGCCGGGCGGACCCGGATCAGCGTCGAGACCCACCACATGAACATGGACCACTCCGCCTACGAGGGCTACGAGATCGCCGGGAAGGTCGACACCGTCATCTCCCGCGGCACCGTCGTCGTCAGCGGCGGCGAATACCACGGCCGCAAGGGCCACGGCCGCTACCTGCCCCGCGGCCTGTCCACCTACCTGGTCTGA
- a CDS encoding tetratricopeptide repeat protein yields MTGHVFLSYSHASDSVYVHQLADHLIAAGIPTWFDRDIITGARWERVIREQIDTCAAFVVVMTPQAEESEWIALEINRAALMRRPILPLLLSGDVFFRLSTVQFEAVTGGRMPSAAFLDRLRAHQAPPVESPEVDRLRTRHREAHKSLDRGAYAEAAGLYRRLVDDSTRTLGADHPDTLLARHQLAFTIGRLGDRAGAIELLADVVADRTRVLGADHVLTLSSRSLLAVQIRNGGDPAESARLLRGVVADQTRVLGADHSRTLSSRHALAADIGSTGDRAEAIRLLRGVIADRTRVLGADHHATLRSRYALAQNVGGSGDHAEAARLLRELADDYSRVLGADHRSALEARYGHAHHVGESGDRAQAVTLLRDLVADSTRALGAAHAYTLDSRHLLAVNVGLAGDRAEGLRLMRAVATDRSMAFGPEHDSTLQSERWVERFA; encoded by the coding sequence GTGACGGGCCACGTGTTCCTCAGCTACAGCCACGCCAGCGACTCGGTCTACGTGCACCAGCTGGCGGACCACCTGATCGCGGCCGGGATCCCGACCTGGTTCGACCGCGACATCATCACCGGCGCCCGGTGGGAGCGCGTCATCCGCGAGCAGATCGACACCTGCGCCGCCTTCGTCGTCGTCATGACTCCGCAGGCCGAGGAGTCGGAGTGGATCGCCCTGGAGATCAACCGGGCCGCCCTGATGCGGCGGCCGATCCTGCCGCTGCTGCTCAGCGGCGATGTCTTCTTCCGGCTCAGCACGGTCCAGTTCGAGGCGGTGACCGGCGGGCGGATGCCCTCGGCCGCCTTCCTCGACCGGCTCCGCGCACACCAGGCACCACCGGTGGAGAGCCCCGAGGTCGACCGGCTGAGGACCCGGCACCGGGAGGCACACAAGTCCCTCGATCGAGGCGCCTACGCCGAGGCGGCGGGACTCTACCGGCGGCTCGTCGACGACTCGACCCGGACGCTGGGCGCCGACCACCCGGACACCCTGCTCGCGCGGCACCAGCTCGCCTTCACCATCGGCAGGCTCGGCGACCGGGCCGGCGCGATCGAGCTCCTCGCGGACGTGGTCGCCGACCGGACCCGGGTCCTCGGCGCCGACCATGTCCTCACGCTCAGCTCGCGCTCCCTGCTCGCGGTGCAGATCCGCAACGGCGGCGACCCGGCCGAATCCGCGCGCCTGCTCCGAGGCGTCGTCGCCGACCAGACCCGGGTCCTCGGCGCCGACCACAGCAGGACCCTGTCGTCCCGCCACGCCCTCGCCGCCGACATCGGGTCCACCGGCGACCGGGCCGAGGCGATCCGGCTGCTGCGCGGCGTGATCGCCGACCGGACCCGGGTCCTGGGGGCCGATCACCACGCCACTCTCCGGTCCCGCTACGCCCTCGCCCAGAACGTCGGCGGGAGCGGTGATCACGCCGAGGCCGCCCGGCTGCTGCGGGAGCTCGCCGACGACTACAGCCGCGTGCTCGGCGCCGATCACCGCAGCGCGCTGGAAGCGCGGTACGGCCATGCCCACCACGTCGGGGAGAGCGGCGACCGGGCCCAGGCGGTCACGCTGCTACGGGACCTCGTGGCGGACTCCACCCGGGCGCTCGGGGCGGCGCACGCCTACACATTGGACTCCCGGCACCTGCTCGCCGTGAACGTCGGGCTGGCCGGCGATCGGGCGGAGGGACTGCGATTGATGCGCGCGGTCGCCACCGACCGGAGCATGGCATTCGGCCCGGAGCACGACAGCACGCTGCAGAGCGAGCGCTGGGTGGAACGATTCGCGTGA
- a CDS encoding DUF1684 domain-containing protein produces the protein MDALDLADWREQVARLYLSPVDLDGFRTARDELFATHPQSPVPPGSRGPSYFPASTDAIVEVALVPADGETSIDTGGPDGVVRYRRVAIAPTPWGPLTLWWINAYAGGLFLPFRDGTCGNETYGGGRYLTDTAKGTFGRGVTVLDGDRVRLDFNYGYNPSCAYDDRWACPLAPAENTVAAPIRAGELAYHHR, from the coding sequence GTGGACGCACTCGATCTCGCCGACTGGCGTGAGCAGGTTGCCCGGCTCTACCTCTCCCCCGTCGATCTCGACGGATTCCGTACGGCCCGTGACGAGCTCTTCGCCACCCACCCCCAGTCGCCGGTGCCGCCCGGTTCGCGGGGGCCGTCCTACTTCCCGGCGAGCACGGACGCGATCGTGGAGGTCGCACTGGTTCCGGCCGACGGCGAGACCAGCATCGACACCGGCGGGCCGGACGGGGTGGTGCGCTACCGGCGGGTCGCCATCGCGCCCACGCCGTGGGGCCCGCTGACCCTGTGGTGGATCAACGCCTACGCCGGCGGGCTCTTCCTGCCGTTCCGCGACGGCACCTGCGGCAACGAGACCTACGGCGGCGGTCGCTACCTCACCGACACCGCGAAGGGCACCTTCGGCCGGGGCGTGACGGTGCTCGACGGCGACCGGGTGCGGCTGGACTTCAATTACGGATACAACCCGAGCTGTGCCTACGACGACCGGTGGGCGTGCCCGCTCGCCCCGGCGGAGAACACGGTCGCCGCGCCGATCCGGGCCGGGGAGCTCGCCTACCACCACCGCTGA